A genomic region of Noviherbaspirillum sp. L7-7A contains the following coding sequences:
- a CDS encoding dihydrofolate reductase, with translation MSLPRITFIVAMDRERGIGINNQLPWHLPEDLAHFKRTTTGHPIIMGRKTYESIGRPLPNRRNIVVTRNPGWQAAGVETAASPQAACSLVAEGEQAFIIGGAELFVQTLPLADCLIVTEIDGEYPCDTFFPEIKNDAWKETDRREYHSAASGLAYAIVTYIRTQ, from the coding sequence ATGTCATTGCCCAGGATCACCTTTATCGTCGCCATGGACCGCGAGCGCGGCATCGGCATCAACAATCAGCTGCCGTGGCATCTGCCGGAGGATCTGGCGCATTTCAAGCGCACCACGACTGGCCACCCCATCATCATGGGGCGCAAGACTTACGAGTCGATTGGCCGGCCACTGCCAAACCGGCGCAACATCGTGGTGACCCGAAACCCCGGTTGGCAAGCGGCAGGCGTCGAAACCGCCGCCTCACCGCAGGCTGCCTGCAGCCTCGTAGCGGAAGGCGAACAGGCATTTATCATTGGTGGCGCCGAGCTGTTTGTTCAGACGCTGCCCCTGGCTGACTGCCTGATCGTCACCGAAATCGACGGCGAATACCCTTGCGACACTTTTTTTCCAGAGATTAAAAATGACGCCTGGAAAGAGACCGACAGGCGGGAGTATCATTCGGCAGCAAGCGGGCTGGCGTATGCAATCGTCACCTACATCCGCACACAGTAA
- a CDS encoding YgiQ family radical SAM protein — MEAPKNIRSYPRYRPDYVKPAAFLPTTRAEMDALGWDSCDVILVTGDAYIDHPSFGMALVGRLLEAQGFRVGIITQPDWLSADDFRALGRPNLYFGITAGNMDSMINRYTSDRKIRSEDAYTPNGEPNKRPDRAVVVYAQRVREAYPEVGVVIGSIEASLRRIAHYDYWSDKVKRSVLPDSKADILIFGNAERALIALTHRVAAGESIKSIRDLRGTAFMVPHGWKPAPDWSEANSTRIDTPGRVEPHPDPYEMKSKEDASCKSEAAPEAPKPVLILSREERMAALKEVRSKTVVRLPSFEQVKDDAVMYAHASRVFHLESNPGNARALVQHHGDRDVWLNAPPLPLAMDEMDFVFDMPYARSPHPRYGKARIPAWEMIRFSVNIMRGCFGGCTFCSITEHEGRIIQSRSEPSILREIELIRDKTKGFTGTISDLGGPTANMYRLACKDKKIEESCRRLSCVYPTICSNLGTDHGKLIQLYRKARAIPGIKKILVSSGLRYDLAVRSPEYVKELVTHHVGGLLKIAPEHSETGPLSKMMKPGMGAYHAFKEMFERFSKEAGKEQYLIPYFIAAHPGTTDEDMLNLALWLKKNDFRLDQVQTFLPTPMALATAMYHTRKNPLHKVTDESEIVETVRAGKVRKLHKAFLRYHDPANWDILREGLHRMGRSDLIGNGPHHLVPRSAPTPGLQAIERKRETPGPDKLARKFGQNRPRPGAAVQRQPVRAIGTAPKAARKSGRTV, encoded by the coding sequence ATGGAAGCACCGAAAAACATCCGTTCCTACCCGCGTTATCGTCCCGACTATGTCAAGCCGGCGGCTTTCCTGCCCACTACCCGGGCGGAAATGGATGCGCTGGGCTGGGACAGCTGCGACGTGATCCTGGTTACCGGCGACGCCTACATCGACCATCCCAGCTTCGGCATGGCGCTGGTGGGCCGCTTGCTGGAAGCGCAGGGCTTCCGGGTCGGCATCATCACCCAGCCGGACTGGCTGTCGGCGGATGACTTCCGGGCGCTGGGCCGGCCCAATCTGTATTTCGGCATCACCGCCGGCAACATGGATTCGATGATCAACCGCTATACCTCCGACCGGAAGATCCGCTCCGAGGATGCCTACACGCCCAACGGCGAACCGAACAAGCGCCCGGACCGGGCCGTTGTGGTCTACGCCCAGCGGGTGCGCGAAGCCTATCCGGAAGTCGGCGTGGTGATCGGCAGCATCGAGGCCAGCCTGCGCCGGATCGCCCACTACGACTACTGGTCGGACAAGGTCAAGCGCTCGGTGCTGCCGGACTCCAAGGCCGACATCCTGATCTTCGGCAATGCCGAGCGGGCGCTGATCGCGTTGACGCACCGCGTCGCGGCTGGCGAATCCATCAAGTCCATCCGCGACCTGCGCGGCACCGCCTTTATGGTGCCGCATGGCTGGAAGCCGGCGCCGGACTGGAGCGAGGCGAACTCGACCCGCATCGATACGCCGGGCCGGGTCGAGCCGCATCCGGACCCGTATGAAATGAAATCCAAGGAAGACGCGTCCTGCAAGAGCGAGGCGGCGCCGGAAGCGCCCAAGCCGGTGCTGATCCTGTCGCGCGAGGAGCGCATGGCGGCCCTGAAGGAAGTGCGCAGCAAGACCGTGGTGCGCCTGCCCTCCTTCGAGCAGGTCAAGGATGATGCGGTGATGTATGCCCATGCATCGCGGGTGTTTCACCTGGAATCGAATCCCGGCAATGCCCGCGCCCTGGTGCAGCATCATGGCGACCGCGATGTCTGGCTGAATGCGCCGCCGCTGCCGCTGGCCATGGATGAAATGGATTTCGTCTTCGACATGCCGTATGCACGCTCGCCGCATCCGCGCTATGGCAAGGCCCGCATCCCGGCCTGGGAAATGATCCGCTTCTCGGTCAACATCATGCGCGGCTGCTTTGGCGGATGCACTTTCTGCTCGATCACCGAGCATGAGGGTCGCATCATCCAGAGCCGGTCGGAGCCGTCCATCCTGCGCGAGATCGAACTGATCCGCGACAAGACCAAGGGCTTCACCGGCACCATTTCCGACCTTGGCGGCCCCACCGCCAACATGTACCGGCTGGCCTGCAAGGACAAGAAGATCGAGGAATCCTGCCGGCGCCTGTCGTGCGTCTATCCGACCATCTGCTCCAACCTCGGCACCGACCACGGCAAGCTGATCCAGCTGTACCGCAAGGCGCGCGCCATTCCGGGCATCAAGAAGATTCTGGTGAGTTCGGGGCTGCGTTACGACCTGGCGGTACGCTCGCCCGAATATGTGAAGGAACTGGTCACCCACCATGTGGGCGGTCTGCTGAAGATCGCGCCCGAGCATTCGGAAACCGGCCCGCTGTCGAAGATGATGAAGCCCGGCATGGGCGCCTACCATGCGTTCAAGGAAATGTTCGAGCGCTTCTCGAAGGAGGCCGGCAAGGAACAGTACCTGATCCCCTATTTCATCGCCGCCCACCCGGGCACGACGGACGAGGACATGCTGAACCTGGCGCTGTGGCTGAAGAAGAACGACTTCCGCCTGGACCAGGTGCAAACCTTCCTGCCCACGCCGATGGCGCTGGCCACGGCGATGTATCACACCCGCAAGAATCCGCTGCACAAGGTGACGGACGAGTCGGAAATCGTGGAAACGGTGCGGGCCGGCAAGGTCCGCAAGCTGCACAAGGCTTTCCTGCGCTATCACGACCCGGCCAACTGGGACATCCTGCGGGAAGGCCTGCATCGCATGGGCCGTTCCGACCTGATCGGCAACGGCCCCCATCACCTGGTGCCACGCAGCGCCCCGACGCCTGGCCTGCAGGCCATCGAACGCAAGCGCGAGACGCCGGGTCCGGACAAGCTGGCGCGCAAATTCGGCCAGAACCGGCCTCGTCCGGGCGCGGCCGTGCAGCGACAGCCCGTACGTGCCATCGGAACAGCGCCCAAGGCGGCGCGCAAGTCTGGGCGGACGGTGTAG
- a CDS encoding DUF4337 domain-containing protein, whose translation MSGGGFHVHGPHDHAVEHAAHGGDSFSSRIAVMTAVLATIGATFGYLGGATQNDAAMYKNDAAIRKTAASNQWNYYQAKSNKQNLAELAMSLPGVDQQRYKAEVERYKSEKEEIRRDAEKLEAQSTEFDKRSAESMHQHHRWALATTTEQVAISLAAITLLTRRRWLEIASYGVAVAGIAVGVMAWLHL comes from the coding sequence ATGTCAGGAGGCGGATTTCATGTACACGGGCCGCATGATCATGCGGTCGAACATGCGGCGCATGGCGGCGACAGCTTTTCAAGCAGGATTGCCGTGATGACCGCGGTGCTGGCAACCATAGGCGCCACTTTTGGCTACCTCGGCGGCGCCACCCAGAACGACGCCGCGATGTACAAGAATGATGCGGCAATCAGGAAGACCGCCGCGTCGAACCAGTGGAATTACTACCAGGCCAAATCGAACAAGCAGAATCTGGCGGAACTGGCCATGTCGCTGCCTGGCGTCGACCAGCAGCGGTATAAGGCGGAGGTCGAACGTTACAAGTCGGAGAAGGAAGAGATCAGGCGCGATGCGGAAAAGCTGGAAGCGCAGTCGACCGAATTCGACAAGCGGTCGGCGGAGTCCATGCACCAGCATCACCGCTGGGCGCTGGCCACCACCACCGAGCAGGTGGCAATCTCGCTGGCGGCAATCACGCTGCTCACGCGCAGGCGCTGGCTGGAAATCGCGTCCTATGGGGTGGCAGTGGCAGGCATCGCCGTGGGAGTCATGGCCTGGCTGCACCTGTAG
- a CDS encoding AsmA family protein → MAGWRGKALGVGTLTAALLAGAVLAGQLLLDQQTLIATARDRVQAATGRQLQIATLSVRWLPLPALRATGVALSSPDWAQHRDMIEADQVDMQLSWRALLSGRLAPGAILIRQAGIHLETSADGKRSWHIASDGKASGAHWQYLRELRAETIDLVYRNPAGEHLWKIQSMAASSAPSWRNAQLQADLLRGSERMHLEADMADLSQAGQAGASSQGRIVLRLPNASATLSGILPLSQKGSAAMAADLAVQADSAAQAIGFFSAANPVEAPPAALSLQARLRGADQALTFDITELKLGSTEASGSLTLRHDSGKPLLEGHLAIPSLDWTTLRREAGKPPLAPLAKGEIFRRDPLPWKSMAALAGVDSRLTLSIDKLRLHSGIRVGQLQASLRGGGGRISIAPFSMALLGGTASGKLNLDGARHAADLTLDASGITLERWFSERGRKLPVTGGPMRIHASLQARGDTQRDIAASADGLITVRGGATVIRSEKAGNAESLLTDLFPLFSERDASQLRLQCFAGRLPLRRGQANGALVGARSDASQLLTRGSIDLRQQDVDLRGRVRARNGISLGVALVSGDVVIAGPLAKPKMALDPSSPGALARLGAAVLTGGLSVVATAAWDAANPAANPCEAALEERRAAAR, encoded by the coding sequence ATGGCTGGCTGGCGCGGCAAGGCGCTCGGAGTCGGAACGCTGACAGCGGCATTGCTGGCCGGCGCGGTCCTTGCCGGCCAGCTGCTGCTGGACCAGCAAACCCTCATCGCCACGGCACGGGACCGGGTGCAGGCAGCCACCGGGCGCCAGCTGCAGATCGCCACGCTATCGGTGCGCTGGCTGCCCCTGCCCGCCTTGCGGGCCACGGGCGTCGCGCTATCCAGCCCGGACTGGGCGCAACACCGCGACATGATCGAAGCCGACCAAGTCGACATGCAACTGTCGTGGCGGGCGCTGCTGTCAGGCCGCCTGGCGCCTGGCGCCATCCTGATAAGGCAAGCAGGCATCCATCTCGAAACCAGCGCCGATGGCAAACGGAGCTGGCATATCGCATCCGATGGCAAGGCTTCCGGCGCGCACTGGCAGTACCTGAGAGAGCTGCGCGCCGAGACGATCGACCTGGTGTACCGCAATCCGGCTGGCGAGCATTTATGGAAGATACAGTCGATGGCCGCCAGCTCCGCGCCAAGCTGGCGCAATGCGCAGCTACAGGCCGACCTGCTGCGAGGATCGGAGCGCATGCATCTGGAAGCGGACATGGCGGACCTGTCGCAAGCCGGTCAGGCCGGCGCATCGAGCCAAGGGCGCATCGTGCTGCGCCTGCCCAATGCTTCGGCGACGCTGTCTGGCATATTGCCGTTGTCGCAAAAGGGCAGCGCCGCCATGGCGGCCGATCTGGCGGTGCAGGCGGACTCTGCCGCCCAGGCAATCGGCTTCTTCAGCGCTGCCAATCCAGTCGAAGCGCCCCCGGCGGCGCTATCGCTGCAGGCCCGCCTGCGCGGTGCCGATCAGGCGCTCACGTTCGACATTACCGAACTGAAGCTGGGTTCAACCGAAGCCAGCGGCAGCCTCACATTGCGCCACGACAGCGGCAAGCCGCTGCTTGAAGGACACCTTGCGATTCCCAGCCTCGACTGGACCACATTGCGCCGGGAAGCCGGCAAGCCGCCCCTGGCGCCGCTGGCCAAGGGCGAGATATTCAGACGCGATCCCCTGCCCTGGAAATCGATGGCAGCGCTAGCCGGAGTCGATAGCAGATTGACGCTTTCAATCGACAAGCTCAGGCTGCATTCGGGAATCCGTGTAGGCCAGCTTCAGGCCAGCCTGCGCGGCGGAGGCGGCCGGATCAGTATCGCGCCCTTCTCCATGGCCCTCCTGGGCGGCACCGCCAGCGGCAAGCTCAACCTGGATGGAGCGCGGCATGCCGCCGACCTGACGCTGGACGCCAGCGGCATAACGCTGGAACGCTGGTTCAGCGAGCGGGGGCGCAAGCTGCCCGTCACCGGCGGACCGATGCGCATTCATGCCAGCCTCCAGGCAAGAGGCGACACCCAGCGCGACATCGCCGCCAGCGCCGATGGCCTGATTACGGTGCGCGGCGGCGCCACGGTGATCCGCTCGGAAAAGGCGGGCAATGCGGAAAGCCTGCTGACCGATCTGTTTCCGCTGTTTTCCGAGCGCGATGCCAGCCAGCTGCGGCTGCAATGCTTTGCTGGCCGGCTGCCGCTGCGCCGCGGCCAGGCCAATGGCGCGCTGGTGGGCGCACGCAGCGATGCCAGCCAGCTGCTGACACGGGGCAGCATCGATCTGCGGCAGCAGGACGTGGACCTGCGCGGCAGGGTGCGCGCCCGCAACGGCATCAGCCTGGGCGTGGCGCTGGTGAGCGGGGATGTGGTGATTGCCGGACCTCTGGCCAAACCGAAAATGGCGCTGGATCCCTCCAGCCCGGGAGCGCTGGCGCGGCTCGGTGCGGCAGTGCTGACCGGCGGGCTGAGCGTGGTCGCCACCGCCGCCTGGGATGCGGCCAATCCCGCAGCCAATCCCTGCGAGGCGGCACTGGAAGAACGGCGCGCCGCGGCCAGGTAG
- a CDS encoding acetoacetate--CoA ligase, giving the protein MSIEHPTPLWSPSPERIAGSRLNDYLQWLARERKLSFSSYDACWEWSVSHLEDFWESIWQYFDIRSSAPYTAVLNEHKMPGAAWFDGARLNFAEQVFRFHTDEAAADAPAIISRSELRGLSQLSWRELRSRITAVANTLRALGIGPGDRVVAYLPNIPETAIAFLACASIGAIWSSCSPDMGHASVLDRFRQIDPKLLLAVDGYRYGGRDFDRMDVVRTLREALPTLEHTVLLPYLNRNAALEDAMPWQALLDHPAARSQPMRFEQLPFDHPLWILYSSGTTGMPKPIVHGHGGALIENLKGHALQLDLGERDRFLWFSTTGWIMWNSQVMGLLVGATICIYDGNPGYPDLGTLWRFADEARLTFFGAGAAYFANCMKAGLEPAQIADLSPLRAVGVTGSPLSAEGYEWIYRHVKDDLLLAAISGGTDIAAAFVGACPILPVHAGEMQARGLGIAVYALDERGNKLQDAVGELVVTEPMPSMPLYFWNDAGNKRYLESYFDTYPGLWRHGDWLRITPRGGAIIYGRSDTTINRHGIRMGTAEIYRVVEDLPEVLDSLVVDLEYLGRESWMPLFVVLREGVTLDAALQQRIRERIRTELSARHVPNDICQVEQVPRTLTGKKMELPVKKLFLGMPVEQVANRDAMANPDSLDYYMALASQRDAGAAGA; this is encoded by the coding sequence ATGTCCATCGAGCACCCAACCCCCCTGTGGTCGCCCTCACCGGAGCGCATTGCCGGAAGCCGCCTCAATGATTACCTGCAGTGGCTGGCGCGCGAAAGGAAGCTCTCCTTTTCCAGCTACGACGCCTGCTGGGAATGGTCGGTTAGCCATCTGGAGGATTTCTGGGAATCGATCTGGCAGTACTTTGACATCAGGAGCTCTGCCCCCTACACAGCGGTACTGAACGAGCACAAGATGCCTGGCGCAGCATGGTTCGATGGCGCCCGGCTCAATTTTGCCGAGCAGGTGTTCCGCTTCCATACCGATGAGGCGGCAGCCGATGCGCCAGCCATCATTTCCCGCTCCGAACTGCGGGGCCTGTCGCAACTGTCCTGGCGTGAGCTGCGCAGCCGGATCACGGCAGTAGCCAATACGCTGCGTGCGCTCGGCATTGGCCCGGGCGACCGGGTGGTGGCCTACCTGCCCAACATCCCGGAAACCGCGATCGCCTTTCTTGCCTGCGCCAGCATCGGCGCCATCTGGTCGAGCTGCTCGCCCGACATGGGCCATGCCAGCGTGCTGGACCGTTTCCGCCAGATCGACCCCAAGCTGCTGCTGGCGGTCGATGGCTACCGTTACGGCGGCCGCGATTTCGATCGCATGGATGTGGTGCGCACCCTGCGCGAGGCGCTGCCGACGCTGGAACATACCGTGCTGCTGCCTTACCTGAACCGGAACGCCGCGCTGGAAGACGCCATGCCGTGGCAGGCGCTGCTGGACCATCCGGCGGCCAGGTCCCAGCCTATGCGGTTCGAGCAACTGCCGTTCGACCACCCCCTGTGGATCCTGTATTCCTCCGGCACCACCGGCATGCCCAAGCCCATCGTGCACGGCCATGGCGGCGCGCTGATCGAGAACCTCAAGGGCCATGCGCTGCAGCTGGACCTGGGCGAGCGCGACCGCTTCCTGTGGTTTTCCACCACCGGCTGGATCATGTGGAATTCCCAGGTCATGGGCCTCCTGGTCGGCGCCACCATCTGCATCTACGACGGCAATCCGGGCTATCCGGACCTGGGCACGCTCTGGCGCTTTGCCGATGAGGCCAGACTGACCTTCTTTGGCGCCGGCGCTGCCTATTTCGCCAATTGCATGAAGGCCGGCCTGGAGCCGGCGCAGATAGCCGACCTGTCGCCGCTGCGCGCGGTGGGCGTCACCGGCTCGCCGCTGTCGGCCGAAGGCTATGAATGGATCTACCGCCATGTGAAGGACGACCTGCTGCTGGCCGCCATCAGCGGCGGCACCGATATCGCTGCTGCCTTCGTCGGCGCCTGTCCGATCCTGCCTGTGCATGCCGGCGAGATGCAGGCGCGCGGCCTCGGCATCGCCGTCTATGCTCTGGATGAGCGGGGCAACAAGCTGCAGGATGCGGTCGGCGAACTGGTGGTCACCGAGCCGATGCCATCGATGCCGCTCTATTTCTGGAACGATGCCGGCAACAAGCGCTACCTGGAAAGCTACTTCGACACCTATCCGGGCCTGTGGCGCCATGGCGACTGGCTGCGCATCACGCCGCGCGGCGGCGCCATCATCTACGGCCGCTCCGACACCACCATCAACCGCCACGGCATACGGATGGGCACGGCCGAGATCTACCGCGTGGTGGAGGATCTGCCCGAAGTGCTGGACAGCCTGGTGGTGGACCTGGAATATCTGGGCCGCGAATCCTGGATGCCACTGTTCGTGGTGCTGCGTGAAGGCGTGACGCTGGACGCGGCGCTGCAGCAGCGCATCCGCGAACGCATCCGCACCGAGCTGTCGGCGCGCCATGTGCCCAACGACATCTGCCAGGTCGAGCAGGTGCCGCGCACCTTGACCGGCAAGAAGATGGAGCTGCCGGTCAAGAAGCTGTTCCTGGGCATGCCGGTGGAGCAGGTGGCCAACCGTGATGCGATGGCCAATCCGGATAGCCTCGATTACTACATGGCGCTTGCCAGCCAGCGCGACGCCGGCGCCGCCGGCGCCTAG
- a CDS encoding 3'-5' exonuclease — protein MSESDFLAAIDAERLAQHLESHADYRVLRRLAERRCYAEPDGRPLARGVVVDTETTGLSLEVDAIIEFAMVVFEFDRESGQVYRILNILDELEDPGRPIPPASTSVHGITDDMVAGKRIDDARVAAMLDGVELVIAHNARFDRPFLEARLPVFETLPWACSLQQVSWAEESMASAKLEYLAYRLGFFFEAHRAQADCLALLELLQKPLPVSGRLGLSCMLEQAHVRDFRVYALRAPFDSKDMLKARSYRWDGDRRCWHRTLAGELMAGEIAWLKAHVYGGRATSLDFEAMDALCRFSLRPGRLFSRDI, from the coding sequence ATGTCTGAATCCGACTTTCTTGCCGCCATCGATGCCGAGCGCCTGGCGCAACACCTGGAAAGCCATGCCGATTACCGGGTCTTGCGCCGGCTGGCGGAGCGCCGCTGCTATGCCGAACCTGACGGCAGGCCGCTGGCCCGTGGCGTGGTGGTGGACACGGAAACCACCGGATTGTCGCTGGAAGTGGATGCCATCATCGAATTCGCGATGGTGGTGTTCGAGTTCGACCGGGAAAGCGGCCAGGTCTACCGGATACTGAACATTCTTGATGAACTGGAAGACCCGGGTCGGCCGATACCGCCGGCATCGACCTCAGTGCATGGCATTACGGACGATATGGTGGCCGGCAAGCGCATCGACGATGCGCGGGTGGCTGCAATGCTGGACGGTGTGGAACTGGTGATTGCGCACAATGCGCGCTTCGATCGTCCCTTCCTGGAAGCGCGCCTGCCGGTCTTCGAGACGCTGCCCTGGGCCTGCTCGCTGCAGCAGGTGTCATGGGCGGAAGAGAGCATGGCATCGGCCAAGCTGGAATATCTGGCTTACCGCCTCGGCTTTTTCTTCGAGGCGCACCGGGCGCAGGCGGACTGCCTGGCCTTGCTGGAACTGCTGCAAAAACCACTGCCGGTGTCTGGCCGCCTTGGTCTGTCCTGCATGCTGGAACAGGCCCATGTACGCGATTTCCGTGTCTATGCGCTACGCGCGCCGTTTGACAGCAAGGATATGCTGAAGGCCCGTTCCTATCGTTGGGATGGCGACCGCCGCTGCTGGCACCGCACCCTGGCGGGAGAGTTAATGGCCGGGGAAATCGCCTGGCTCAAGGCGCACGTGTATGGCGGCCGGGCCACCAGCCTGGATTTCGAGGCGATGGATGCGCTGTGCCGCTTTTCGCTGCGTCCCGGCAGATTATTCAGCCGGGACATCTGA
- a CDS encoding EAL domain-containing protein translates to MNDSSSSQIVLLVDRQTQTEALLAPLMAAEKVRLLRAESGEEALELLLMHDVALALVDTEQPAMDGFEITRWIRENSRTRHIPVIMLANGAWDEAAIETAYDAGAIDYLGKPPGSNVLSGKIAVLLELDRNRRKLKEAVAHIDSTKAYYESMLNAAGDGVIGMDRAGRVRFANPAARAMLGAERDQIVGVDFMSFYPTPACSSACWEESPFFHSLRQGVESTLDEASLMRCDGSRFRVSLHISPLSGHADGLVLVFQDITGRKALEDQLRRQAVTDSLTGLHNRSGFKAAFRTALERARRARKSVALMFIDLDHFKRINDTLGHGAGDHLLAATAQRLRECVRSYDIVSRIGGDEFSVVLDELDHGASAAHVASKILTALRQPFRLEDGMQVAISASIGIATFPECAEDVDLLMQAAGVAMYQAKSDGRNLYHFYMPEMNAKARQRLMLEQALRLAVKDDEFSLHYQPQVDIASGNVVGYEALLRWQHEQIGRVAPSTFVPMLEETGLIIPMGQWVFSTGCRQRHAWDSVLPEQCVLSVNLSPRQFVDKKLVSQIQQVLETNELPAYQLEIELTESMLMSNTEHTREVLRSLKRLGLKLSVDDFGTGYSSLAYLKQFSLDALKIDKQFIDHLTTSKKDEAIARSIIQLGHNLGMQVIAEGVETGEQVEALQELGCDVVQGFYFGRPVPAGEVVGLPHAMAVNER, encoded by the coding sequence TTGAATGACTCATCCAGTAGCCAGATCGTACTGCTGGTGGATCGGCAAACCCAGACCGAGGCGCTGCTCGCACCGCTGATGGCGGCGGAGAAGGTGCGGCTGCTGCGGGCTGAAAGCGGCGAAGAAGCGCTCGAGCTGCTGCTGATGCACGACGTGGCGCTGGCGCTGGTGGACACCGAGCAGCCGGCCATGGACGGCTTCGAGATTACCCGCTGGATACGGGAAAACTCCCGCACGCGGCATATTCCGGTGATCATGCTCGCCAACGGCGCATGGGATGAAGCCGCCATTGAAACCGCTTATGACGCCGGCGCGATCGATTACCTTGGCAAGCCGCCGGGCAGCAATGTCCTGTCAGGCAAGATTGCGGTGCTGCTGGAACTGGACCGCAACCGCCGCAAGCTCAAGGAAGCGGTCGCGCATATCGACAGCACCAAGGCGTATTACGAATCCATGCTCAATGCGGCCGGCGATGGCGTCATCGGCATGGACCGGGCCGGACGGGTCCGGTTCGCCAATCCGGCCGCGCGGGCCATGCTGGGCGCCGAGCGCGACCAGATCGTGGGCGTCGACTTCATGTCGTTTTACCCCACGCCCGCTTGTTCCAGCGCCTGCTGGGAAGAGTCGCCGTTTTTCCATAGCCTGCGCCAGGGCGTCGAAAGCACGCTGGATGAGGCCAGCCTCATGCGATGCGACGGCAGCCGCTTTCGGGTCAGCCTGCATATATCGCCCCTGTCGGGACATGCCGATGGCCTGGTGCTGGTATTTCAGGACATCACCGGCCGCAAGGCGCTGGAAGATCAGCTGCGCCGTCAGGCCGTGACCGACAGCCTGACGGGCCTGCACAACCGCAGCGGTTTCAAGGCGGCCTTTCGCACCGCGCTGGAACGCGCCCGTCGCGCCAGAAAGAGCGTGGCGCTGATGTTCATCGATCTCGATCATTTCAAGCGCATCAACGACACGCTGGGCCACGGCGCGGGCGACCACCTGCTGGCAGCTACCGCGCAGCGTCTGCGCGAATGCGTCCGTTCCTATGACATCGTCTCTCGCATCGGTGGCGATGAGTTCTCCGTCGTGCTGGATGAACTCGATCATGGCGCCAGTGCCGCGCATGTCGCATCCAAGATTTTGACGGCATTGCGCCAGCCATTCCGGCTGGAAGACGGCATGCAGGTGGCCATCAGCGCCAGCATCGGCATCGCCACGTTTCCGGAGTGCGCGGAAGACGTGGACCTGCTGATGCAGGCTGCCGGCGTCGCGATGTATCAGGCCAAGAGCGACGGCCGCAATCTCTACCACTTCTACATGCCTGAAATGAATGCCAAGGCGCGCCAGCGCCTGATGCTGGAACAGGCGCTGCGGCTGGCGGTGAAGGATGACGAATTCTCGCTGCACTACCAGCCGCAGGTCGATATTGCCAGCGGCAACGTGGTGGGATACGAAGCCCTGCTGCGCTGGCAACATGAGCAGATCGGGCGCGTGGCGCCGAGCACCTTCGTGCCCATGCTGGAAGAAACCGGGTTGATCATACCGATGGGGCAGTGGGTCTTTTCCACCGGCTGCCGCCAGCGGCATGCCTGGGATAGCGTGCTGCCGGAGCAGTGCGTGCTGTCGGTCAACCTGTCGCCGCGGCAGTTCGTCGACAAGAAGCTGGTATCGCAGATCCAGCAGGTATTGGAAACCAACGAGCTGCCTGCCTATCAGTTGGAAATCGAGCTTACCGAAAGCATGCTCATGTCCAATACGGAACATACGCGAGAGGTGCTGCGCTCATTGAAGCGCCTCGGGCTGAAGCTGTCCGTGGACGATTTCGGTACCGGTTATTCGTCGCTGGCCTATTTGAAGCAGTTCTCGCTGGACGCGCTCAAAATCGACAAGCAGTTCATCGATCATCTGACGACTTCCAAGAAAGACGAGGCCATTGCCCGTTCCATCATCCAGCTTGGCCATAACCTTGGCATGCAGGTCATTGCGGAGGGCGTGGAAACGGGCGAGCAGGTGGAAGCGCTGCAGGAACTCGGTTGCGACGTGGTGCAGGGCTTCTATTTCGGGCGGCCAGTGCCGGCCGGCGAGGTGGTGGGCCTGCCGCATGCGATGGCGGTCAACGAGCGATAA